The nucleotide window ACTGTTTCATAGCatcttcaatttattttatttttgatgacAGTGGAGTGATTAGAATATTTACAATCtgtaaagtttttatttcaccACTCTccataatttttttcctttaataaaTTTTGAAAAGCCAATAGTAACATCAGGTAAAATCATACTGCAGGCTAGCATTAACACTCTAAATAatgtgattaatttttttttaaatctgatatGCACTAGAagtgtttaaattatatttattttgtcttctttaacTGAAGATCACTTtctcaaatgtttttttgtcaACTAAAATACTCTAAAGCAATATATTAAGCTTTTCTAACAATAAATtggtaaagttaaaaaaaacagctactTTTATTGCTAATAAGCTATAATGCAACTTTTTctcatttcaaataaaaataaaactgattaaagaagaaagaaaaattaagagaaaaactgtgatgtaaataaagtattaaaaatgtgGATAGGACTgacttaaattttttgtttagaacacATAATCAGATTAGCAAGAGTAtgtaaatacacatttttaaatatctttgtgTGGAACTTAGGAGTTTTATTGTGTTCATCATTAAGAAATCTTATAAACTGTTGCCACGTAGAATTCAATATTTTATGATTCTGCACTTTATGCAAACTGATCTGCAATTTTCCTTTGTTATAAAGCAAATTACCTctgattcatttatatttattgatatatttaaTGCATTTGTGTACAGTGCGGAGAATGGAATTATGTAAATAATTATAGGtcaggtctctctctctctttttttaaaacaggtaaatgttttttttttgtttttttttgtattatttttaaacattattttattgataaataTCAGTAACAAATATAATGTAAAGATAAACTGTTTTAGAGAACATAATCAACATTGATCAAATAAATCCAATTAATGGAGAATTTATAATGttgtatgaaatattttttttctgccccTTAATAAATTAGGGATTAGGATTAGATTAAAGTTGTTTTAACAagcaatattgaaaaaaaattcctaCTTTATGATCAAATATAGTAAATAAAGATTGTGTTTGACCTTTTTTTCACATGGGGGTGGTCAAATGCCTAGCGCTAGGAAAATAAGATTTAGTTAGTGTAGGCTAAATTAAATGGGAGTTTTTCTGGAAAGACTTTAAGAGACTTTTATTGATGTTTGTATTACTCTTGTAATTAGCAGCTACACTGAACACAATTATGTGCTCAGAATAGTTTTCTTTAGAGTGACCCTctttagaaatatatattataaaataaaaaaattctggaCAAAACTTTGAGACACAAATCCATAACCAAGTGTTATATACACGGAATGCATGTTCTTGTCATAaattaaaccaatgttaatattttgtcaCCTTGATTAAGACCAATTATGTTACCAAAAGTTTCTTGAGGATGattaataaagattaagacTGAACTTACTGACTGATAaggtttaaatatataaattaatgttaCTGGACTAGAGAACTGAATGGGCCCAAGATTTTTGTTAACAAATTtgtcattttgaaattaatagcaTTAATGATAGATAAtatataaagaatatttataattattctaaagtGAAATGGTAAGTTAAAACTGTTGTAATTCACCTATTCAAAGGAGGACATATTTGAGAATTAATTTCTTGGGAAATAAAGTTATTCTTATACTTTCTATGAAGTAATTTTGTGCATGTGTTGAGAATTTAGATCTGTAATTCTTCCAATTCAATATAGtaataaagttaatttttattagtCTCTCAGTCCTATACCATAGAAAGAAATGTTCAAAgttgtgtttttataaaaaaaatgataatgttCAGGTCAGGTTCACAAAATGATGAATATTTTGATTTCAAGACTATTTAAAAACATGCTTTATAACTAAGACTTGACTTGTATTTTGTCTATCATGAAGATCAACCGATATGCTAACAAATTTGATATTTATTTGAAAGCatatgcaaaacaaaatacagaCAAAACTGCAACATTCCAAAATGTATTTGTCATTGGAAGTGTTAATAAACTATTTCAACTATTTGAATTCTGTTGTACATTTGTGATGATAGATAGCGCATAAAGAAAGAGATGGACTAGCTAAGGTAAATGAACTAGGAAAGAGAATGACAAGCTGGGGTACATGAACTATGCATGACTAACTGGGGTTCATATACCAAAGAAGATGACTAGTTGAGGTACATGAACTAAGCATGACAAGCTGGGGTTTATGAACTAAGTATGATCAGCTGGGGTTCATGAACTAAGAATGACTAGCTGGGGTTCATGAACTAAGAATGACTAGCTGAAGTACATAAACTAAGCATGACTAAGAGAGAGGATGACTAGCTGGGGTAAATGAACTAAGAAAAAGGATGACTAGCTGGGGTAAATGAACTAAGAAAGAGGATGACTAGCTGGGGTAAATGAACTAAGAAAGAGGATGACTAGCTGAGGTAAATGAACTAAGAAAGAGGATGACTTGCTGAGGTAAATGAACTAAGAAAGAGGATGACTAGCTGGGGTAAATGAACTAAGAAAGAGGATGACTAGCTGGGGTAAATGAACTAAGAAAGAGGATGACTTGCTGAGGTAAATGAACTAAGAAAGAGGATGACTAGCTGGGGTAAATGAACTAAGAAAGAGGATGACTTGCTGAGGTAAATGAACTAAGAAAGAGGATGACTAGCTGGGGTAAATGAACTAAGAAAGAGGATGACTAGCTGGGGTAAATGAACTAAGAAAGAGGATGACTTGCTGAGGTAAATGAACTAAGAAAGAGGATGACTAGCTGGGGTAAATGAACTAAGAGAGAGGATGACTAGCTGAGGTAAATGAACTAAGAAAGAGGATGACTTGCTGAGGTAAATGAACTAAGAAAGAGGATGACTTGCTGAGGTAAATGAACTAAGAAAGAGGATTACTAGCTGAAGCATTTTGAGTATGATGTCAGTGTTCATGTTGCTGGATGAGCCAGGCTAGACCTTATGATATGCCCAAGCACTGGGATATGATACTATGATAAGTACGATGATTTAATATTTTCTGATCTTTTATTTTCCTTAAGGAGTCTGAAGTAAATTCAGctaatttattgtattttaaaggttaaatcaaATTTCCAGATGATTGCCCAAAACAGGTTTTAATGTGTATGATAGACCTACTTTATGTAATACTCAGTGAGGGTACAACCAGGGATGGGGTGAGAATGTGTCTCAATAGTACTGTCCTGTCTAACTCTTGGTGTTTGTCTATCACTGCAAATACTCCAAATCTTCTGTCTTCTTGTTTGGAAAGAGAATTATGTAATGCTGTCACTTGCCAAGTCGATGGATGTCTTGGATGGATGTCTTGACGGTGAAGAAAAGCAAATCTCACATTGATCTTCTACCAATTCTTTTGtgagttttattttatgaaagaTGAGGCATTTTTTGTTGCATTAGCTTTGAACAGAATAAAActgttgaaaataatttttctctGCTTATGATGCTTAGAAAAATGTTCTTAgccaatccattttttttatcagaaagTAGCACATTAAGTTGGACATTTAATTAAAATCCAGCCCTCATTATATTATTAACTGGATGGGACATTGGACCAGAGCGGGAAAAACAAATTGACTGGATAGAGCTAACTTTTTGTGGGTGATATAGACAGAATTAAAttgtagccaaaaaaaaaataaaacctataaaatacacaaatacCCAAAACGTGCATATGTTTATCTAGCTGATgtcacttaaaaacaaaaaaagttgcatGCTTttgtaaaagatattttttcccacttaaaaattatttgaggCTGCTGCGGGAGGGAAGTTTGCAGACTCAGCCTAAAACACAAGGACATTGCCTCACAGACAGACCTACTGTCATAACAGTATTACATGAGTCAGCCTCATGCTGTGGGTCATAATTGACATACCTAATAAATGTGATGCAAGAacttgaaaaagagaaatagaaagctAATCTCTTGCTGACAGAAGAATATAGTGACCAGTGCACTATAATTGATAATTAGACTTTCACCCAGTAAACTgaaatttctgaaaaaaaaataattcaatattGTATTTTGATCTGGGTTATCATAACGTTCAAACTTTGTAAAGGTCAGTTAAAAAAGACATTAGAGTAGAAATTTGTCAGGGGCTATAAATAGTGTAGATGTcttaatcagtttttttttggtttaaaatgtGTTACTGAAAAATAGAATGAGATATTTGCCGACCATGTTTGGTATCCCAATGGGAATGAAGGTAAATAGTATTTCCACTGATAGTAAGcatctatgggggcagatgatgtgaagttCATCTATTTTTATGGCTGACAATTAACTAGAGTATGTGGTCAGTACAagaccaatcacctttactttccctaactaatgtcaggtacccatttttTGGTTGGAGTCAGTggcgtccaaaaaaaaaaacaacacctgaAGTTCAagttcttcaccaggatttgaacaagGCCCCTTCATTCATAAGCCAAGTGCTTCACCACTCAACCACCAAATAGCTGTGCAAACATATCAAGCTGAAGGTCCAGAAGTGTTAAATGTTTGTGTAGAAGTAATCAAATAAACTCCAACTTTTCACTTGTTTTTGAATTAGTTGATATTGTTCTATCATATTTAAAGGTATGTCACAATTAGTGACTTACTCACTGAATGCCACCACTAATAGTCATAacaaaaaccaaaataaaaacacaaatctaaaaaaaaaagttaaaaacatgtttaaaactTTAATGTTCTGtatgggaaacaaaattcacatATTCAAAAGCTTTTCTACAACCAGAAGAAAATAGATTcattataacaaacaaaactgGATTAGCATTAGCAAGTAAAAGGACACGGTACAAGCTAgtaaggagaaagagaaatatctgaaacaaaaaaaactattggtTTAAAATGTCATGATCAGTAGAACTACAAGTAGCTTTTCTTAGCTAGTTATGGAGACGAGGAACAGAacctatattataatatagctACAACATATAAACAAGACATTTATCTATACAGCTGACTGGTTTCATTAGACTAGATTGACAACAGCCATTTGATCTGGATGGACTTGGGACAATGGATGAAAGGAAGGATTACTTGACACTGAAGCAAAACTACAGTtcacttttagttttctcattcACCTCAAACAGACTTGACACTCTCTTCAACACATCGGTCTCAAAGTCAAACTAAAAGCCAAGCACCAGCCACACAAGAAATATATTATTAGCCACAAAATGCCAATTATCAGCAcaagtttttaaatattgaaaataaaatgcacTAAATATACTTCTTATAAAACTAAACATATTATCCTAAAATCTATTCATTTTAGATCTTAATTATTATAATGCTCTAAATGTTAAAAttctatcattaaaaaaaatgaaggtaCAATATTTGTTGTATAAAATTTGTTGTATAAAAAATCTAACCCACACACTttaactttcagaaaaaaattgGTTTGGGTTGGCCTTAGATCTAAAGGAAATCTTTGTTATTTACATTTCAGACAATTAGTATGACAAACTGTTACAACCAACTATTGTTTACTATTCTATGTCAAAATGCCACAGCTACAatgattgttttaaataatatctcaATGCCACAGCTACAatgattgttttaaataatatctcaATGCCACAGCTACAATGTCCAATTTGTAACCAAGACTAGGAcgccaaaaaaaatgtaataacaaATCTGTCAAGGAACACATCTGAAAGAACAAGGTTACATACAGCATACAATAAACATACAAACGTTGAGACCAGttccaaataaataatatcttttGATTGAATGCTGAAGACAATGTCATCATGGCACAAGATCTTTCCTTATAAAGTCAGTCAATGCCTTGCACACACATTTATCAACTCAACAAAAACATATATTGGAGTAATAAGATCTATCAAAAATCAACAATGTTTCGCTCTGAGCTTTGTAGTGGATATCTTTTTCCAATGTCCACATTTTATTTGTAAGCTAGTGATgaactaaaatttatttttaagcagAATTGCCAGATGTTTGGGGACAATTGTTGAGCACATTTACACACTGACTTTTCCCAAATGATGCTGTTATAACCACAAAAAGAATACCTCAGATAAAAAAGTGTGACCTTTGAAATACATGGTATCCTCTAAAATTAGTTATAAGAGTCTCATGTTTAAATCATAAAAAAGGTCAacatacatttgaaaaaaagatACAAGTATAAtcttaaatgaaaataaaaggctTGAAGCAGgataatgaagaaaaaaaaccaacatatGCAACTTGATTTCAATGTAGAATCAAATGAGCATCAACAAATGtatggatttaaaaaattcaatcacAGTCATAGTTTGTGACTATGTACACTGGAAAAACTTTATACACGCAAGACACAACAAACCACTGTTTGCAGCTGGATTTCAGACAACTCTGAGATTTAAATGATCATTAGAAACAAGACTTTTATTTCAAACACATTTGAGATGTGTATCAGCAGACCAGACTGTTTTAAAGTactaagggttagggttaaaaaatgaagctgtcaacatataaattagaataaaatagCTAACATTTTTTTGATTCTTAAAGCCATGAAAACTACTGACAAAAATTTTAATGATCAAAGTGAGCATCGTAATGATCAAAAGTGAATATCAATATAGTGAAACTGAGAAATATCTCAGCAAGAAGTGAATACACTATTGACATTGGCCAACAGTTGCAGTACTTCTAGCCACTAAAAAGTGCTCTAAATGACACTATTTACTCAAGCACATTTACCTATGTGTCtgacataaaaagaaaaagatcagtTGGTACAAGCAGTGCAGCGGCTCTTGATATCAGAAGTGATGCTAGATAGTAACATCAACATGTTGGATACTAATGTATACGTTTTGGCAGGCAGTAATACTTCAGTATGTGGATCAATACCTCTCATAGAACAACATGTAGGCTTCAGAGGACAGAACTTGTTGTAATGAGACTCTAGTCACAGTGGAATCGGATGTCAGCCACCATTTATTCCCCATGTCCCCAGCACCGATGGCTTGGTTCCCATTCTCTCCAGAGTGGATCCCGCGCCTGTACGCCACGTAATGACCCAGTTGGACATCTCCAAGGTGGCACACCACAGCTGCCAACTTATAGGAGAAGTCGGTAGATCCAGATTTAGCTATCTCAGGTGGTGCATTATGGTTGACATCACTGAGTTCTCTAGGTATCTGGGGAGATCTATCGGGGTGGACAAACAAACCAGTGCGAGTGAACTGCTGGTCATAATTCAGTGTCCTCAGCAGGTTGACTGGGGCAGATGTGGGCGCTGCTACTGGTTTGACAGCttggctgtaaaaaaaaacaagaaaaaaaaatgcaatatactGATTCaactcaaaatttaaaaaaaaatgtccatttgtAAAAGCTTGATGGAAACCACTAAGACAGTTCAAGTAGgaactttgtttttcttcaagATGCTACAAGTAAAACTATTACATCTGATAGAAAATGCTATAATGTTATAATGTTAGAGACATTGTCAACTTCAGTCTGAGACACAGATAATAATCTTAACTGACAATAACAGttcaaattttatttagtaGGGTAGGCAACCTTATGCTGTTGGTAAAACTCTAGAATGGGATTGTAGTTTTGTTGTGTCATTTCTATTCTAGaactctgaaagaaaaaaaatgcttcaacTACTTTACCACTTTTACTAACAATATTTTCATTTCAGGTAGCTTCggttttccaaacttttttttttgacagaatTTGTGGAGAATGTCTGTGACTAGTGACAAGAAACTAGTTGACTTAAAAGTGATTGCTATCATAACTATAGGTCACTCTAAGACAATCTACATTAAAACTTTGCAGATTCTTTAAGTTGGTGTAGGTTCTGGGGTAGTTACCTCAACATTTTTAATGTAGCATCCACACCTCCAGACAGGCCACGAATCTCGTCACCTTTTTCTTTCCTTTGATTGCAGTACAAATATTGGTCCATGTGAAGTGTCTCTGGAAAACTGACGTGGTCATAACGTTTGAGCAGAGCTCCATTGTCTAGCCACTGTGTACGAGGCAAGTGAATACACAATACTTGTGGAAGCTAAAAAATAGAAGTGAAACACGTCTGTAACAGCAATAAAATGGTACCCAATAGTGGCTCACTGTTTATTTACTTCACCTCTACACCCCCACCTCCAATATGTGGATATAATCAAACGGCGTCTCAAAGCAGTGGGTATCAATGTTGACTAATGACAAAGCCCTAGACCACACTAAGTGTAAAGAGAAATCAATGGAGAGCAAAAAAGCAATGACCTCGGCTCTGAatcaaaaaaatgtcttgatCTAAAGCAAATGCCACCTGTGTTGCATGTGGACAGGAATGTCTCCAGAATATGGCTCTATATAATCCCATGAAAAAGTGCTCCAGGAGATGAACTTAGTCATTCTAAAACTGAAGGAGACCAACAATGCCTGACTTGTGACAAAGCTAAGCCCAGTTTCTGGTGTACAGATGTCAACAAAGCACAAGAAGTTACAATCCACTGTGAAGcaacaaactagacatagaacCACAACAGATGATAACTGAAGGCATCATTGAACAAGTGATTACTGGAGATGGACAAAAATTGGCTAAAAAAAACCAACCAGCCAGGCAGTATACAAGCCAGACCAGGTATTCAGGGCTAAATGAAAGAAATTAGGAGACTTGAGTACTTTAAACCTGAAATCTTAAAACTCCTAGCAAGTGGCTGTCAACCAATTCCCATgttaaaggaaaaagaaaaagggtttgcttttttttttaaatgtcatattttattaattacatttttctgtttctgtttaaAAGAAGCCCCatttctaatatataaatatgcatGGAAAGAGGCATTGGGGTAGAGATAGTGCTGGACTAGTCTAACAAGAGTTTCCTAGATGTTCTTTGGCCAGCTTGCTGAAAATCCTGCATCCCTGATTAATTTGTCCAGTTTAAAATTTaagtttgagaatattttttatgCATTGATTGTCCAATCATGAAGTCAGACCAACTTTGACTGCATAATTTCCAGATGAAATTAGAtcttctaaaaaaattaaatcattattagatcaagatttaaaaaacacagaACTAGTAAATGTTGGACAATATTTTACAGACTTACCTTTCCTATAGACACTCTCTTCCTAAAGTTTGATTTGACAACCTGACATTTGGCTATTTTCGCGCATCCTTTACAATCAACTGACTGCACAATTTCTGGACTTACAAACTGATGCAGTAGACTTTCTAAGCTCAATGCTccctgaaagaaaaaaacaaacttggaaCTAATTTCAACACACACTGTGATAAACATtgatggacaaaaaaaaaacacacaataaaaaaaaaaacagaatttcattttgaatgCATTTAGTttagaacagaaaaaaatactagagtataaaacaaaaaaacaactacttaaGTTATACAACATATAAAAACTATACTTTTAATTCTTTAACTATCAAATTGATTCTCAGTAACTTTTAGCTATGTCTtactatcaaaatattttaaagttctcTGGAAGTCAGACTATCAGAGGTGCTTTCCTACCCAGTAGTTCTTAGGAAATGTTAAAGTCAGGCtatcaaaatgttttcttaccCAATAGTTCTTAGGAAATGTTAGTCAGGCTATCAAAAATGTTTTCCTACCCAGTAGTTCTTAGGAAATGTTAAAGTCAGACTatcaaaaatgttttcttaccCAATAGTTCTTAGGAAATGTTAGTCAGGCTATCAAAAATGTTTTCCTACCCAGTAGTTCTTAGGAAATGTTAAAGTCAGACTatcaaaaatgttttcttaccCAATAGTTCTTAGGAAATGTTAAAGTCAGACCATCAAAAATGTTTTCCTACCCAATAGTTCTTAGGAAATGTTAAAGTCAGGCTATCAAAGATGTCATATTTCACTGGTGATCGTGACCCACAAGATAAACATTGAAGCTGACTAGCCAGTAGTCCCCGCGCTGGCTGCTCGACACCTTTCATGGGCAGTACAGGGAGCAGCCCTTGACTTCTAGTCCTGGCGTGTTTCTCAGACTGATACACATTTTTGGGATccttaacaaaaacaatggaacaATAAGTTAATCACATACAGTTCATCTGATAGAGAATGTCTATAAAAAATAACTGCTAAAaaccatattttaaaagaaaactaatCATATCTAAacacaacaaacaaaaagcaTAAGctattcactaaaaaaaaaacaatccaacaacaacacaaaacaaaccAACCTGTAAATGCCATATATCAAAGAGAGACAAGACACTTGGGTAGCTGGATGTTTCCTCGTCTAATGTCTCCGTCAAGACATGAAAGAGTTCATGTGCATCCTTTgccgaaaaaaataaaaaataaaataagatttaatatttcaacaaacaattttaaaaagacaaaaaaactaATACAAGGAATCCCCAGATCAGGTCTTATTAGCTCCCTTGATTGTTTTCTTATAATTTACTTGAATTCATGAAAGAAatacattcattaaaaaaactaaaaattcaaaactcACTTAGCAACAaatgtagtttttaaaaaaaaaagttttaaatgacTATTTTGCTTATAAATGACAGCACATGATTTTCAAACCTATCAtcccttgtaaaaaaaaaaaaaaaaaagatttagggCTAAATAGTTATGAAGTTGTACAACATTAAAAATCAACTGAGCCAATTGGGTAATTGAGTTTCTATTGGATTAAAAAATTTAGGCCTCTGCTataattaagcttttttttcttttttcaatttatatgACGTGTTGGCTAATGCTCTACTGTAATAAAAACTGCAGGGTGACAAAAGCACTACTGTAACAAAAGGTATAGGAATAAGAATTTATGTACCTGTTCCTCTGATGTGATGACCCAGCTTTTAGCTCGGAGTGCTCCAAGTACACTACTAGGGTTATAGGGATCTGTGGCATCCTTCACTTCATTATTAAGCACTGGAGACACAAATTGTTAGCGACCTTTCATGTCATGTTTGGTCAGATTAGATttaacaatgtaaaaaaaaaaaatataaagcaatatgaaatgaatgattgaaGAAAGTCGGATGAACTGCTTTGAGGTACAGTCTGTATTGTTTTGTGTATGAGTACACCTTATTTTTACTACCCTCTTAGATAGTTTATTCTTCTTATTCAAATAATTACTTAAAGGCCAGTGTTATCTGATACAGAGTGATTCGGTTTCACCAtctggatttattttttattttttttactaagagttggaaaaaatatattttactaatttttaaaataaatgtaaataaaaaaaaaatactggttAATTTAAAGTACAAAAGGTATTGAAGGACAGCATCCTGGTATTATGCTGTGCCCTCTATGTATATGGTAAGAACCAATCCAGTAAAGCTCACTACCATTGAGGAATCTTCAGACAGGACTTGGGTGAAGAGCTCCCAGTTTACACCTGGCTGTTCTATATTTTCTAACAGTCAACAGGATAATGGTGCTTTCGGTGCTGATTCTCTACGGTACTTTACAGAAGGTATTATGCTTCAAAGGTCAAGGGTTTGAACACTGCTTCAGcaaacttttttaaattgactttttaaaagctatttaaaattatataattgcGTAATTGAGTTTCTATTGGATTAAAAAATGTAGGCCTCTGCAataattaagcttttttttcttttttgtcacaTCCATATTTGGCTTCTTGTACATTAAGGTAAGTTTAGTGCAAGTCCATACtttagtttagaatgttttttaTTAGGAatgttacaaattaaatttaggAATTTAAAAAGCATTAGGAATTGAAAGCTAAGCTTCTGGGATAATGGACATGTCTATTATTGTCacattgaaatttttttctttctcaaagtgtatttctttaCTTTCAACTACTAATATTGATAACCTTAAAGCAAACATTTACTACCTCGTAGGATATTAAAAATTGTACTGGACAACAGTTTCTCATGAGCAGCTTTAGAACTTGTTACTGAAGTGTAGAGCCAATTGTAAAATGAAGGACACGCTGCCCAGGACTGTAGCAACGAATTCAGGAAACATGAATTTCCAATATTAACCAGCCctctacatttatctgaaatacagacagaatatatataaatatatatatattataataaggtTGTTACTGATCAAAGTTAAAATGGACaaataagcactccactacacTGTAAGATAATTCAAAAGGTATGAGTTTCAAAAATAGCCTCTCTGACATCCCCCATTTACAAGTTCTGGTAGACAGAAATAGTTTGTCATGAAATGCAAATTTTTCCAGGTCAATTTATAAGTCTAATATTTGGAGTATTTATTTTAGCTATTTTAGCTGATGCATCATGGTagggttgagcggtaaagctcttggcttctgaaccgagggttccgggatcgaatcctgatgaaggctgggatttttatttcgggatccttgggcgcctctgagtccacccagctctaatgggtacccgacattagttggggaaaagtaaaggcggttggtcgttgtgctggccacatgacaccctcgttaaccgtaggccacagaatcagatgaccttaacatcatctgccctatagaatcagatgacctttacatcatctgccctatagaccacaaggtctgaaaggggaacttttatcATGGTAGGtagtcaaaataattttaaactgaCAAAtactattatataatataaaaaaattgataataaggacttaaaaaaaaaaaaaaattcaaatacacACCAAATTCATCCTTGTTACTTTGTATCGTTAGTGGAAAA belongs to Biomphalaria glabrata chromosome 12, xgBioGlab47.1, whole genome shotgun sequence and includes:
- the LOC106064668 gene encoding ubiquitin carboxyl-terminal hydrolase 30-like isoform X1, with product MQLRTMVPRLNLFIGFGGTLLAALTGAYILWGPSKKRPKDKCRGLVNIGNSCFLNSLLQSWAACPSFYNWLYTSVTSSKAAHEKLLSSTIFNILRVLNNEVKDATDPYNPSSVLGALRAKSWVITSEEQDAHELFHVLTETLDEETSSYPSVLSLFDIWHLQDPKNVYQSEKHARTRSQGLLPVLPMKGVEQPARGLLASQLQCLSCGSRSPVKYDIFDSLTLTFPKNYWGALSLESLLHQFVSPEIVQSVDCKGCAKIAKCQVVKSNFRKRVSIGKLPQVLCIHLPRTQWLDNGALLKRYDHVSFPETLHMDQYLYCNQRKEKGDEIRGLSGGVDATLKMLSQAVKPVAAPTSAPVNLLRTLNYDQQFTRTGLFVHPDRSPQIPRELSDVNHNAPPEIAKSGSTDFSYKLAAVVCHLGDVQLGHYVAYRRGIHSGENGNQAIGAGDMGNKWWLTSDSTVTRVSLQQVLSSEAYMLFYERY
- the LOC106064668 gene encoding ubiquitin carboxyl-terminal hydrolase 30-like isoform X2, with translation MQLRTMVPRLNLFIGFGGTLLAALTGAYILWGPSKKRPKVLNNEVKDATDPYNPSSVLGALRAKSWVITSEEQDAHELFHVLTETLDEETSSYPSVLSLFDIWHLQDPKNVYQSEKHARTRSQGLLPVLPMKGVEQPARGLLASQLQCLSCGSRSPVKYDIFDSLTLTFPKNYWGALSLESLLHQFVSPEIVQSVDCKGCAKIAKCQVVKSNFRKRVSIGKLPQVLCIHLPRTQWLDNGALLKRYDHVSFPETLHMDQYLYCNQRKEKGDEIRGLSGGVDATLKMLSQAVKPVAAPTSAPVNLLRTLNYDQQFTRTGLFVHPDRSPQIPRELSDVNHNAPPEIAKSGSTDFSYKLAAVVCHLGDVQLGHYVAYRRGIHSGENGNQAIGAGDMGNKWWLTSDSTVTRVSLQQVLSSEAYMLFYERY